One segment of Polyodon spathula isolate WHYD16114869_AA chromosome 20, ASM1765450v1, whole genome shotgun sequence DNA contains the following:
- the LOC121295663 gene encoding exocyst complex component 7-like isoform X12, whose product MIPTQDASARKTEIDEKLKQEQDTLSFIRENLEKSDQLTKGMVSILSSFESRLMQLENSIIPVHKQTENLQRLQDNVDKTLSCMDHVISYYHVAKDTDKIIKEGPSGRLDEYLACIAKIQKAVEYFQDNNPDSPELNTVKARFEKGKELLEAEFHSLLTRYSKPVPPILILDLIGGDDELETQEEVTLDHLPESVLQDVICISSWLVEYGRNQDFMSVYFQIRSSQLDRSLKSLKEHFRKSSASSGVLYSPAVQNKRKDTPTKKPPKRPVFIPGHDHDLRVKHLSDALNERHGAAAGKDDVLDIEIDSYIHCISAFVKLAQSEYQLLTDIIPEHHQKKTFDSLIQEALDNLMLEGDNIVSAARRAIMRHDYSAVLTIFPILKHLKQTKPEFDQVLQGTAASTKNKLPSLITSMEAIGAKALEEFADSIKNDPDKEYNMPKDGTVHELTSNAILFLQQLLDFQETAGAMLASQETSSSASSYSSEFSRRLLSTYICKVLGNLQLNLLSKSKVYEDTALSAIFLHNNYNYTLKSLEKSELIQLVSVTQRKAETQYRELIEQQIQSYQRSWLKVIEYITDRNMPVFQPGAKLKDKERQMIKDKFKGFNDGLEELCKIQKVWAIPDKDQRDAIRQAQKRMITQAYRAFLQRYTNISFTKNPEKYYKYRPEQVEAMIERLFDTSA is encoded by the exons ATGATTCCTACGCAAGATGCATCAGCGAGGAAGACTGAAATCGACGAGAAACTAAAACAG GAACAGGACACCCTCTCTTTTATTCGAGAGAATTTGGAGAAAAGTGACCAGTTAACAAAGGGCATG GTTTCCATCCTCTCCTCCTTTGAAAGCAGATTAATGCAGCTGGAGAACTCTATCATCCCAGTCCACAAGCAGACAGAGAACCTGCAGCGGCTGCAGGACAATGTGGACAAGACCCTGTCCTGCATGGACCACGTCATCAGCTACTACCACGTGGCCAAGGACACTGATAAAATCATCAAGGAGGG TCCCTCAGGGCGGCTAGATGAATACCTGGCTTGTATTGCTAAAATCCAGAAGGCAGTGGAGTACTTCCAGGACAACAACCCTGACAGTCCAGAGCTCAACACAGTG AAAGCCCGGTTTGAGAAGGGCAAGGAGCTGCTGGAGGCGGAGTTCCACAGCCTGCTGACCCGCTACAGCAAGCCGGTGCCGCCCATTCTGATCCTGGACCTGATTGGGGGGGATGACGAGTTGGAAACCCAGGAGGAGGTCACCCTGGATCACCTTCCAGAGTCGGTTCTGCAGGACGTCATCTGCATCTCAAGCTGGCTGGTGGAGTATGGGCGTAACCAGG ATTTCATGAGCGTGTACTTCCAGATTCGCTCCAGTCAGCTGGACCGCTCGTTGAAGAGCCTCAAGGAGCATTTCCGCAAGAGCAGCGCTTCCTCGGGGGTGCTGTACTCCCCGGCCGTGCAGAACAAGCGCAAAGACACGCCCACCAAGAAACCACCCAAGAGACCAG TCTTCATCCCAG GTCACGATCACGACCTGAGGGTTAAACACCTCTCCGACGCCCTGAATGAGAGGCACGGGGCTGCTGCGG GTAAGGATGACGTCCTGGATATCGAGATTGACTCCTACATCCACTGTATCAGTGCCTTTGTGAAGCTGGCGCAGAGCGAGTACCAGCTGCTCACTGACATCATCCCCGAGCACCACCAGAAGAAGACCTTCGACTCGCTCATCCAG GAGGCCCTGGACAATCTGATGCTGGAAGGAGACAACATTGTGTCGGCAGCCCGTCGAGCCATCATGCGGCATGACTACTCCGCTGTGCTCACCATATTCCCCATCCTCAAGCACCTGAAGCAGACCAAGCCTGAGTTCGACCAGGTCCTGCAG ggCACAGCTGCCAGCACAAAGAACAAGCTGCCCTCTCTCATAACATCCATGGAAGCCATAGGAGCCAAAGCACTGGAGGAATTTGCTGACAGCATCAAG AATGATCCAGACAAAGAGTACAATATGCCCAAGGATGGGACAGTTCATGAACTGACTAGCAAT GCTATTTTGTTCCTCCAGCAGTTGCTGGATTTCCAGGAGACGGCTGGGGCAATGCTGGCATCACAAG AAACAAGTTCATCGGCGAGCAGCTACAGCTCTGAGTTCAGTAGGAGGCTCCTCAGTACATATATCT GCAAAGTTCTGGGCAACTTGCAGCTGAATCTATTGAGCAAATCCAAAGTGTATGAAGACACCGCACTGAGTGCCATCTTCCTGCACAACAACTACAACTACACCCTCAAGTCTCTAGAAAA GTCTGAACTGATCCAGCTGGTGTCTGTGACCCAAAGGAAGGCAGAGACCCAGTACAGGGAGCTGATTGAGCAGCAGATCCAGTCCTATCAGCGCAG CTGGCTAAAGGTGATAGAATATATTACAGACCGAAACATGCCTGTCTTCCAACCCGGCGCCAAG TTAAAAGATAAGGAACGACAGATGATTAAAGACAAATTTAAG GGTTTTAACGATGGTTTGGAGGAGCTGTGTAAAATCCAGAAGGTGTGGGCCATCCCTGATAAAGACCAGAGAGATGCCATCCGCCAGGCACAGAAGAGGATGATAACGCAGGCATACAGGGCCTTTCTGCAGAG ATATACTAACATCTCATTTACTAAGAACCCAGAAAAGTATTACAAGTACAGACCAGAGCAAGTGGAGGCAATGATTGAGAGACTGTTTGATACATCAGCATAG
- the LOC121295663 gene encoding exocyst complex component 7-like isoform X13, translating into MIPTQDASARKTEIDEKLKQEQDTLSFIRENLEKSDQLTKGMVSILSSFESRLMQLENSIIPVHKQTENLQRLQDNVDKTLSCMDHVISYYHVAKDTDKIIKEGPSGRLDEYLACIAKIQKAVEYFQDNNPDSPELNTVKARFEKGKELLEAEFHSLLTRYSKPVPPILILDLIGGDDELETQEEVTLDHLPESVLQDVICISSWLVEYGRNQDFMSVYFQIRSSQLDRSLKSLKEHFRKSSASSGVLYSPAVQNKRKDTPTKKPPKRPGHDHDLRVKHLSDALNERHGAAAGKDDVLDIEIDSYIHCISAFVKLAQSEYQLLTDIIPEHHQKKTFDSLIQEALDNLMLEGDNIVSAARRAIMRHDYSAVLTIFPILKHLKQTKPEFDQVLQGTAASTKNKLPSLITSMEAIGAKALEEFADSIKNDPDKEYNMPKDGTVHELTSNAILFLQQLLDFQETAGAMLASQETSSSASSYSSEFSRRLLSTYICKVLGNLQLNLLSKSKVYEDTALSAIFLHNNYNYTLKSLEKSELIQLVSVTQRKAETQYRELIEQQIQSYQRSWLKVIEYITDRNMPVFQPGAKLKDKERQMIKDKFKGFNDGLEELCKIQKVWAIPDKDQRDAIRQAQKRMITQAYRAFLQRYTNISFTKNPEKYYKYRPEQVEAMIERLFDTSA; encoded by the exons ATGATTCCTACGCAAGATGCATCAGCGAGGAAGACTGAAATCGACGAGAAACTAAAACAG GAACAGGACACCCTCTCTTTTATTCGAGAGAATTTGGAGAAAAGTGACCAGTTAACAAAGGGCATG GTTTCCATCCTCTCCTCCTTTGAAAGCAGATTAATGCAGCTGGAGAACTCTATCATCCCAGTCCACAAGCAGACAGAGAACCTGCAGCGGCTGCAGGACAATGTGGACAAGACCCTGTCCTGCATGGACCACGTCATCAGCTACTACCACGTGGCCAAGGACACTGATAAAATCATCAAGGAGGG TCCCTCAGGGCGGCTAGATGAATACCTGGCTTGTATTGCTAAAATCCAGAAGGCAGTGGAGTACTTCCAGGACAACAACCCTGACAGTCCAGAGCTCAACACAGTG AAAGCCCGGTTTGAGAAGGGCAAGGAGCTGCTGGAGGCGGAGTTCCACAGCCTGCTGACCCGCTACAGCAAGCCGGTGCCGCCCATTCTGATCCTGGACCTGATTGGGGGGGATGACGAGTTGGAAACCCAGGAGGAGGTCACCCTGGATCACCTTCCAGAGTCGGTTCTGCAGGACGTCATCTGCATCTCAAGCTGGCTGGTGGAGTATGGGCGTAACCAGG ATTTCATGAGCGTGTACTTCCAGATTCGCTCCAGTCAGCTGGACCGCTCGTTGAAGAGCCTCAAGGAGCATTTCCGCAAGAGCAGCGCTTCCTCGGGGGTGCTGTACTCCCCGGCCGTGCAGAACAAGCGCAAAGACACGCCCACCAAGAAACCACCCAAGAGACCAG GTCACGATCACGACCTGAGGGTTAAACACCTCTCCGACGCCCTGAATGAGAGGCACGGGGCTGCTGCGG GTAAGGATGACGTCCTGGATATCGAGATTGACTCCTACATCCACTGTATCAGTGCCTTTGTGAAGCTGGCGCAGAGCGAGTACCAGCTGCTCACTGACATCATCCCCGAGCACCACCAGAAGAAGACCTTCGACTCGCTCATCCAG GAGGCCCTGGACAATCTGATGCTGGAAGGAGACAACATTGTGTCGGCAGCCCGTCGAGCCATCATGCGGCATGACTACTCCGCTGTGCTCACCATATTCCCCATCCTCAAGCACCTGAAGCAGACCAAGCCTGAGTTCGACCAGGTCCTGCAG ggCACAGCTGCCAGCACAAAGAACAAGCTGCCCTCTCTCATAACATCCATGGAAGCCATAGGAGCCAAAGCACTGGAGGAATTTGCTGACAGCATCAAG AATGATCCAGACAAAGAGTACAATATGCCCAAGGATGGGACAGTTCATGAACTGACTAGCAAT GCTATTTTGTTCCTCCAGCAGTTGCTGGATTTCCAGGAGACGGCTGGGGCAATGCTGGCATCACAAG AAACAAGTTCATCGGCGAGCAGCTACAGCTCTGAGTTCAGTAGGAGGCTCCTCAGTACATATATCT GCAAAGTTCTGGGCAACTTGCAGCTGAATCTATTGAGCAAATCCAAAGTGTATGAAGACACCGCACTGAGTGCCATCTTCCTGCACAACAACTACAACTACACCCTCAAGTCTCTAGAAAA GTCTGAACTGATCCAGCTGGTGTCTGTGACCCAAAGGAAGGCAGAGACCCAGTACAGGGAGCTGATTGAGCAGCAGATCCAGTCCTATCAGCGCAG CTGGCTAAAGGTGATAGAATATATTACAGACCGAAACATGCCTGTCTTCCAACCCGGCGCCAAG TTAAAAGATAAGGAACGACAGATGATTAAAGACAAATTTAAG GGTTTTAACGATGGTTTGGAGGAGCTGTGTAAAATCCAGAAGGTGTGGGCCATCCCTGATAAAGACCAGAGAGATGCCATCCGCCAGGCACAGAAGAGGATGATAACGCAGGCATACAGGGCCTTTCTGCAGAG ATATACTAACATCTCATTTACTAAGAACCCAGAAAAGTATTACAAGTACAGACCAGAGCAAGTGGAGGCAATGATTGAGAGACTGTTTGATACATCAGCATAG
- the LOC121295663 gene encoding exocyst complex component 7-like isoform X10, translated as MIPTQDASARKTEIDEKLKQEQDTLSFIRENLEKSDQLTKGMVSILSSFESRLMQLENSIIPVHKQTENLQRLQDNVDKTLSCMDHVISYYHVAKDTDKIIKEGPSGRLDEYLACIAKIQKAVEYFQDNNPDSPELNTVKARFEKGKELLEAEFHSLLTRYSKPVPPILILDLIGGDDELETQEEVTLDHLPESVLQDVICISSWLVEYGRNQDFMSVYFQIRSSQLDRSLKSLKEHFRKSSASSGVLYSPAVQNKRKDTPTKKPPKRPGTIRKAQNLLKQYSQHGLDGKKGGSNLTPMEGKDDVLDIEIDSYIHCISAFVKLAQSEYQLLTDIIPEHHQKKTFDSLIQEALDNLMLEGDNIVSAARRAIMRHDYSAVLTIFPILKHLKQTKPEFDQVLQGTAASTKNKLPSLITSMEAIGAKALEEFADSIKNDPDKEYNMPKDGTVHELTSNAILFLQQLLDFQETAGAMLASQETSSSASSYSSEFSRRLLSTYICKVLGNLQLNLLSKSKVYEDTALSAIFLHNNYNYTLKSLEKSELIQLVSVTQRKAETQYRELIEQQIQSYQRSWLKVIEYITDRNMPVFQPGAKLKDKERQMIKDKFKGFNDGLEELCKIQKVWAIPDKDQRDAIRQAQKRMITQAYRAFLQRYTNISFTKNPEKYYKYRPEQVEAMIERLFDTSA; from the exons ATGATTCCTACGCAAGATGCATCAGCGAGGAAGACTGAAATCGACGAGAAACTAAAACAG GAACAGGACACCCTCTCTTTTATTCGAGAGAATTTGGAGAAAAGTGACCAGTTAACAAAGGGCATG GTTTCCATCCTCTCCTCCTTTGAAAGCAGATTAATGCAGCTGGAGAACTCTATCATCCCAGTCCACAAGCAGACAGAGAACCTGCAGCGGCTGCAGGACAATGTGGACAAGACCCTGTCCTGCATGGACCACGTCATCAGCTACTACCACGTGGCCAAGGACACTGATAAAATCATCAAGGAGGG TCCCTCAGGGCGGCTAGATGAATACCTGGCTTGTATTGCTAAAATCCAGAAGGCAGTGGAGTACTTCCAGGACAACAACCCTGACAGTCCAGAGCTCAACACAGTG AAAGCCCGGTTTGAGAAGGGCAAGGAGCTGCTGGAGGCGGAGTTCCACAGCCTGCTGACCCGCTACAGCAAGCCGGTGCCGCCCATTCTGATCCTGGACCTGATTGGGGGGGATGACGAGTTGGAAACCCAGGAGGAGGTCACCCTGGATCACCTTCCAGAGTCGGTTCTGCAGGACGTCATCTGCATCTCAAGCTGGCTGGTGGAGTATGGGCGTAACCAGG ATTTCATGAGCGTGTACTTCCAGATTCGCTCCAGTCAGCTGGACCGCTCGTTGAAGAGCCTCAAGGAGCATTTCCGCAAGAGCAGCGCTTCCTCGGGGGTGCTGTACTCCCCGGCCGTGCAGAACAAGCGCAAAGACACGCCCACCAAGAAACCACCCAAGAGACCAG GCACAATCCGTAAGGCTCAGAACCTCCTGAAACAGTATTCTCAGCATGGGCTGGATGGGAAAAAGGGGGGCTCTAACCTCACACCTATGGAAG GTAAGGATGACGTCCTGGATATCGAGATTGACTCCTACATCCACTGTATCAGTGCCTTTGTGAAGCTGGCGCAGAGCGAGTACCAGCTGCTCACTGACATCATCCCCGAGCACCACCAGAAGAAGACCTTCGACTCGCTCATCCAG GAGGCCCTGGACAATCTGATGCTGGAAGGAGACAACATTGTGTCGGCAGCCCGTCGAGCCATCATGCGGCATGACTACTCCGCTGTGCTCACCATATTCCCCATCCTCAAGCACCTGAAGCAGACCAAGCCTGAGTTCGACCAGGTCCTGCAG ggCACAGCTGCCAGCACAAAGAACAAGCTGCCCTCTCTCATAACATCCATGGAAGCCATAGGAGCCAAAGCACTGGAGGAATTTGCTGACAGCATCAAG AATGATCCAGACAAAGAGTACAATATGCCCAAGGATGGGACAGTTCATGAACTGACTAGCAAT GCTATTTTGTTCCTCCAGCAGTTGCTGGATTTCCAGGAGACGGCTGGGGCAATGCTGGCATCACAAG AAACAAGTTCATCGGCGAGCAGCTACAGCTCTGAGTTCAGTAGGAGGCTCCTCAGTACATATATCT GCAAAGTTCTGGGCAACTTGCAGCTGAATCTATTGAGCAAATCCAAAGTGTATGAAGACACCGCACTGAGTGCCATCTTCCTGCACAACAACTACAACTACACCCTCAAGTCTCTAGAAAA GTCTGAACTGATCCAGCTGGTGTCTGTGACCCAAAGGAAGGCAGAGACCCAGTACAGGGAGCTGATTGAGCAGCAGATCCAGTCCTATCAGCGCAG CTGGCTAAAGGTGATAGAATATATTACAGACCGAAACATGCCTGTCTTCCAACCCGGCGCCAAG TTAAAAGATAAGGAACGACAGATGATTAAAGACAAATTTAAG GGTTTTAACGATGGTTTGGAGGAGCTGTGTAAAATCCAGAAGGTGTGGGCCATCCCTGATAAAGACCAGAGAGATGCCATCCGCCAGGCACAGAAGAGGATGATAACGCAGGCATACAGGGCCTTTCTGCAGAG ATATACTAACATCTCATTTACTAAGAACCCAGAAAAGTATTACAAGTACAGACCAGAGCAAGTGGAGGCAATGATTGAGAGACTGTTTGATACATCAGCATAG
- the LOC121295663 gene encoding exocyst complex component 7-like isoform X3, with translation MIPTQDASARKTEIDEKLKQEQDTLSFIRENLEKSDQLTKGMVSILSSFESRLMQLENSIIPVHKQTENLQRLQDNVDKTLSCMDHVISYYHVAKDTDKIIKEGPSGRLDEYLACIAKIQKAVEYFQDNNPDSPELNTVKARFEKGKELLEAEFHSLLTRYSKPVPPILILDLIGGDDELETQEEVTLDHLPESVLQDVICISSWLVEYGRNQDFMSVYFQIRSSQLDRSLKSLKEHFRKSSASSGVLYSPAVQNKRKDTPTKKPPKRPVFIPGTIRKAQNLLKQYSQHGLDGKKGGSNLTPMEGKDDVLDIEIDSYIHCISAFVKLAQSEYQLLTDIIPEHHQKKTFDSLIQEALDNLMLEGDNIVSAARRAIMRHDYSAVLTIFPILKHLKQTKPEFDQVLQGTAASTKNKLPSLITSMEAIGAKALEEFADSIKNDPDKEYNMPKDGTVHELTSNAILFLQQLLDFQETAGAMLASQVLGDTYNIPLDPRETSSSASSYSSEFSRRLLSTYICKVLGNLQLNLLSKSKVYEDTALSAIFLHNNYNYTLKSLEKSELIQLVSVTQRKAETQYRELIEQQIQSYQRSWLKVIEYITDRNMPVFQPGAKLKDKERQMIKDKFKGFNDGLEELCKIQKVWAIPDKDQRDAIRQAQKRMITQAYRAFLQRYTNISFTKNPEKYYKYRPEQVEAMIERLFDTSA, from the exons ATGATTCCTACGCAAGATGCATCAGCGAGGAAGACTGAAATCGACGAGAAACTAAAACAG GAACAGGACACCCTCTCTTTTATTCGAGAGAATTTGGAGAAAAGTGACCAGTTAACAAAGGGCATG GTTTCCATCCTCTCCTCCTTTGAAAGCAGATTAATGCAGCTGGAGAACTCTATCATCCCAGTCCACAAGCAGACAGAGAACCTGCAGCGGCTGCAGGACAATGTGGACAAGACCCTGTCCTGCATGGACCACGTCATCAGCTACTACCACGTGGCCAAGGACACTGATAAAATCATCAAGGAGGG TCCCTCAGGGCGGCTAGATGAATACCTGGCTTGTATTGCTAAAATCCAGAAGGCAGTGGAGTACTTCCAGGACAACAACCCTGACAGTCCAGAGCTCAACACAGTG AAAGCCCGGTTTGAGAAGGGCAAGGAGCTGCTGGAGGCGGAGTTCCACAGCCTGCTGACCCGCTACAGCAAGCCGGTGCCGCCCATTCTGATCCTGGACCTGATTGGGGGGGATGACGAGTTGGAAACCCAGGAGGAGGTCACCCTGGATCACCTTCCAGAGTCGGTTCTGCAGGACGTCATCTGCATCTCAAGCTGGCTGGTGGAGTATGGGCGTAACCAGG ATTTCATGAGCGTGTACTTCCAGATTCGCTCCAGTCAGCTGGACCGCTCGTTGAAGAGCCTCAAGGAGCATTTCCGCAAGAGCAGCGCTTCCTCGGGGGTGCTGTACTCCCCGGCCGTGCAGAACAAGCGCAAAGACACGCCCACCAAGAAACCACCCAAGAGACCAG TCTTCATCCCAG GCACAATCCGTAAGGCTCAGAACCTCCTGAAACAGTATTCTCAGCATGGGCTGGATGGGAAAAAGGGGGGCTCTAACCTCACACCTATGGAAG GTAAGGATGACGTCCTGGATATCGAGATTGACTCCTACATCCACTGTATCAGTGCCTTTGTGAAGCTGGCGCAGAGCGAGTACCAGCTGCTCACTGACATCATCCCCGAGCACCACCAGAAGAAGACCTTCGACTCGCTCATCCAG GAGGCCCTGGACAATCTGATGCTGGAAGGAGACAACATTGTGTCGGCAGCCCGTCGAGCCATCATGCGGCATGACTACTCCGCTGTGCTCACCATATTCCCCATCCTCAAGCACCTGAAGCAGACCAAGCCTGAGTTCGACCAGGTCCTGCAG ggCACAGCTGCCAGCACAAAGAACAAGCTGCCCTCTCTCATAACATCCATGGAAGCCATAGGAGCCAAAGCACTGGAGGAATTTGCTGACAGCATCAAG AATGATCCAGACAAAGAGTACAATATGCCCAAGGATGGGACAGTTCATGAACTGACTAGCAAT GCTATTTTGTTCCTCCAGCAGTTGCTGGATTTCCAGGAGACGGCTGGGGCAATGCTGGCATCACAAG TTCTTGGGGATACTTACAATATTCCTTTAGACCCCCGAG AAACAAGTTCATCGGCGAGCAGCTACAGCTCTGAGTTCAGTAGGAGGCTCCTCAGTACATATATCT GCAAAGTTCTGGGCAACTTGCAGCTGAATCTATTGAGCAAATCCAAAGTGTATGAAGACACCGCACTGAGTGCCATCTTCCTGCACAACAACTACAACTACACCCTCAAGTCTCTAGAAAA GTCTGAACTGATCCAGCTGGTGTCTGTGACCCAAAGGAAGGCAGAGACCCAGTACAGGGAGCTGATTGAGCAGCAGATCCAGTCCTATCAGCGCAG CTGGCTAAAGGTGATAGAATATATTACAGACCGAAACATGCCTGTCTTCCAACCCGGCGCCAAG TTAAAAGATAAGGAACGACAGATGATTAAAGACAAATTTAAG GGTTTTAACGATGGTTTGGAGGAGCTGTGTAAAATCCAGAAGGTGTGGGCCATCCCTGATAAAGACCAGAGAGATGCCATCCGCCAGGCACAGAAGAGGATGATAACGCAGGCATACAGGGCCTTTCTGCAGAG ATATACTAACATCTCATTTACTAAGAACCCAGAAAAGTATTACAAGTACAGACCAGAGCAAGTGGAGGCAATGATTGAGAGACTGTTTGATACATCAGCATAG
- the LOC121295663 gene encoding exocyst complex component 7-like isoform X5 encodes MIPTQDASARKTEIDEKLKQEQDTLSFIRENLEKSDQLTKGMVSILSSFESRLMQLENSIIPVHKQTENLQRLQDNVDKTLSCMDHVISYYHVAKDTDKIIKEGPSGRLDEYLACIAKIQKAVEYFQDNNPDSPELNTVKARFEKGKELLEAEFHSLLTRYSKPVPPILILDLIGGDDELETQEEVTLDHLPESVLQDVICISSWLVEYGRNQDFMSVYFQIRSSQLDRSLKSLKEHFRKSSASSGVLYSPAVQNKRKDTPTKKPPKRPGTIRKAQNLLKQYSQHGLDGKKGGSNLTPMEGKDDVLDIEIDSYIHCISAFVKLAQSEYQLLTDIIPEHHQKKTFDSLIQEALDNLMLEGDNIVSAARRAIMRHDYSAVLTIFPILKHLKQTKPEFDQVLQGTAASTKNKLPSLITSMEAIGAKALEEFADSIKNDPDKEYNMPKDGTVHELTSNAILFLQQLLDFQETAGAMLASQVLGDTYNIPLDPRETSSSASSYSSEFSRRLLSTYICKVLGNLQLNLLSKSKVYEDTALSAIFLHNNYNYTLKSLEKSELIQLVSVTQRKAETQYRELIEQQIQSYQRSWLKVIEYITDRNMPVFQPGAKLKDKERQMIKDKFKGFNDGLEELCKIQKVWAIPDKDQRDAIRQAQKRMITQAYRAFLQRYTNISFTKNPEKYYKYRPEQVEAMIERLFDTSA; translated from the exons ATGATTCCTACGCAAGATGCATCAGCGAGGAAGACTGAAATCGACGAGAAACTAAAACAG GAACAGGACACCCTCTCTTTTATTCGAGAGAATTTGGAGAAAAGTGACCAGTTAACAAAGGGCATG GTTTCCATCCTCTCCTCCTTTGAAAGCAGATTAATGCAGCTGGAGAACTCTATCATCCCAGTCCACAAGCAGACAGAGAACCTGCAGCGGCTGCAGGACAATGTGGACAAGACCCTGTCCTGCATGGACCACGTCATCAGCTACTACCACGTGGCCAAGGACACTGATAAAATCATCAAGGAGGG TCCCTCAGGGCGGCTAGATGAATACCTGGCTTGTATTGCTAAAATCCAGAAGGCAGTGGAGTACTTCCAGGACAACAACCCTGACAGTCCAGAGCTCAACACAGTG AAAGCCCGGTTTGAGAAGGGCAAGGAGCTGCTGGAGGCGGAGTTCCACAGCCTGCTGACCCGCTACAGCAAGCCGGTGCCGCCCATTCTGATCCTGGACCTGATTGGGGGGGATGACGAGTTGGAAACCCAGGAGGAGGTCACCCTGGATCACCTTCCAGAGTCGGTTCTGCAGGACGTCATCTGCATCTCAAGCTGGCTGGTGGAGTATGGGCGTAACCAGG ATTTCATGAGCGTGTACTTCCAGATTCGCTCCAGTCAGCTGGACCGCTCGTTGAAGAGCCTCAAGGAGCATTTCCGCAAGAGCAGCGCTTCCTCGGGGGTGCTGTACTCCCCGGCCGTGCAGAACAAGCGCAAAGACACGCCCACCAAGAAACCACCCAAGAGACCAG GCACAATCCGTAAGGCTCAGAACCTCCTGAAACAGTATTCTCAGCATGGGCTGGATGGGAAAAAGGGGGGCTCTAACCTCACACCTATGGAAG GTAAGGATGACGTCCTGGATATCGAGATTGACTCCTACATCCACTGTATCAGTGCCTTTGTGAAGCTGGCGCAGAGCGAGTACCAGCTGCTCACTGACATCATCCCCGAGCACCACCAGAAGAAGACCTTCGACTCGCTCATCCAG GAGGCCCTGGACAATCTGATGCTGGAAGGAGACAACATTGTGTCGGCAGCCCGTCGAGCCATCATGCGGCATGACTACTCCGCTGTGCTCACCATATTCCCCATCCTCAAGCACCTGAAGCAGACCAAGCCTGAGTTCGACCAGGTCCTGCAG ggCACAGCTGCCAGCACAAAGAACAAGCTGCCCTCTCTCATAACATCCATGGAAGCCATAGGAGCCAAAGCACTGGAGGAATTTGCTGACAGCATCAAG AATGATCCAGACAAAGAGTACAATATGCCCAAGGATGGGACAGTTCATGAACTGACTAGCAAT GCTATTTTGTTCCTCCAGCAGTTGCTGGATTTCCAGGAGACGGCTGGGGCAATGCTGGCATCACAAG TTCTTGGGGATACTTACAATATTCCTTTAGACCCCCGAG AAACAAGTTCATCGGCGAGCAGCTACAGCTCTGAGTTCAGTAGGAGGCTCCTCAGTACATATATCT GCAAAGTTCTGGGCAACTTGCAGCTGAATCTATTGAGCAAATCCAAAGTGTATGAAGACACCGCACTGAGTGCCATCTTCCTGCACAACAACTACAACTACACCCTCAAGTCTCTAGAAAA GTCTGAACTGATCCAGCTGGTGTCTGTGACCCAAAGGAAGGCAGAGACCCAGTACAGGGAGCTGATTGAGCAGCAGATCCAGTCCTATCAGCGCAG CTGGCTAAAGGTGATAGAATATATTACAGACCGAAACATGCCTGTCTTCCAACCCGGCGCCAAG TTAAAAGATAAGGAACGACAGATGATTAAAGACAAATTTAAG GGTTTTAACGATGGTTTGGAGGAGCTGTGTAAAATCCAGAAGGTGTGGGCCATCCCTGATAAAGACCAGAGAGATGCCATCCGCCAGGCACAGAAGAGGATGATAACGCAGGCATACAGGGCCTTTCTGCAGAG ATATACTAACATCTCATTTACTAAGAACCCAGAAAAGTATTACAAGTACAGACCAGAGCAAGTGGAGGCAATGATTGAGAGACTGTTTGATACATCAGCATAG